One Arctopsyche grandis isolate Sample6627 unplaced genomic scaffold, ASM5162203v2 HiC_scaffold_50, whole genome shotgun sequence DNA window includes the following coding sequences:
- the LOC143921925 gene encoding uncharacterized protein LOC143921925: MEDTFNKPSPLLLFKSENGKKKTFKRYHSDRYLRLRTTWRHPRGLDNRVRKKHSGVLEMPSKRFRTPAIVKDILPCGFRQVIVQNVNDLKALTSVNRRYCATISKTVGARTRIAIVNEAKLLGIHVTNAMGKLMQVVEE, from the coding sequence ATGGAAGACACCTTTAACAAGCCAAGTCCATTACTTCTTTTTAAAAGTGAAAATGGTAAGAAAAAGACCTTTAAGAGATATCATTCAGATAGATATTTAAGACTTAGAACAACATGGAGACATCCAAGGGGTCTTGATAACAGAGTTCGTAAGAAGCATTCCGGAGTACTTGAAATGCCAAGTAAAAGATTCAGAACACCTGCCATTGTTAAAGACATCCTACCATGTGGTTTTAGACAAGTTATTGTTCAAAACGTAAATGATCTTAAAGCACTCACCTCGGTTAACAGAAGATATTGTGCAACCATTTCTAAAACAGTTGGTGCAAGAACTAGAATTGCCATTGTGAATGAAGCCAAACTCCTTGGGATTCACGTAACAAATGCCATGGGTAAACTTATGCAAGTAGTTGAAGAATAA